One genomic window of Solanum stenotomum isolate F172 chromosome 9, ASM1918654v1, whole genome shotgun sequence includes the following:
- the LOC125877712 gene encoding 60S ribosomal protein L39-3 — protein MPSHKSFMIKKKLAKKQRQNRPIPYWIRMRTDNTIRYNAKRRHWRRTKLGF, from the exons ATG CCGTCCCACAAGTCTTTCATGATCAAGAAGAAGCTGGCGAAGAAGCAGAGGCAGAACAGGCCTATTCCTTACTGGATCCGCATGAGGACCGATAACACCATCAG GTACAACGCCAAGCGCAGGCACTGGAGGCGTACCAAGTTAGGATTTTGA
- the LOC125877738 gene encoding uncharacterized protein LOC125877738, with amino-acid sequence MPRASKRKSDTPKSTSAKSARSESITTASGKTTKFGLSVDNLFQKYANKLLGMIDPEGIEALCSDLGVDHTNVKILMLAWKLKAEKQGYFTQDEWRKGLKDLQVDTINKLKKSLPKLEAEVMMPENFEDFYSYAFRYCLTEDKQKCVDIESICLLIDLVLGPQFRAQVDSFSEFLKNQTDYKVINMDQWMNFLRFCQEVSFPDLENYDLDQAWPVILDNFVEWMREKQN; translated from the exons ATGCCTCGAGCATCAAAGAGAAAATCTGACACACCCAAATCTACTTCTGCCAAATCTGCTCGCTCGGAATCTATCACCACTG CTTCAGGCAAGACTACGAAGTTTGGGTTGTCTGTCGATAATCTTTTTCAGAAGTATGCCAATAAGCTGCTAGGCATGATCGA TCCAGAGGGGATTGAGGCACTATGCTCAGATCTTGGAGTAGACCATACAAATGTCAAAATTTTGATGCTCGCTTG GAAATTGAAAGCTGAAAAGCAGGGATATTTTACTCAG GATGAATGGAGAAAAGGTTTAAAAGATCTCCAGGTTGATACGAttaacaaattgaaaaaatccCTGCCAAAATTGGAAGCAGAG GTTATGATGCCTGAAAATTTTGAGGATTTTTATTCCTACGCTTTTCGTTACTGCCTTACTG AGGATAAGCAGAAGTGTGTGGACATCGAGAGCATTTGTCTACTGATTGATCTTGTTCTGGGCCCCCAATTCCGGGCTCAGGTTGACTCATTTAGTGAGTTTCTCAAG AATCAGACTGATTATAAGGTGATCAACATGGATCAATGGATGAATTTTCTTCGATTTTGCCAAGAG GTTAGCTTTCCAGACCTTGAAAACTATGATCTCGACCAAGCATGGCCTGTGATTTTGGATAATTTTGTTGAGTGGATGAGAGAAAAGCAGAACTGA
- the LOC125877178 gene encoding nod factor hydrolase protein 1-like produces the protein MANIMLCCIVLCLALCSGVMAHPPSKGVKGAYYPSWAFSTFPPSSIDTSLFTHIYYAFLVPNNTTFKFDIDDETSTLLFNFTSTLRSKRPSVKTLFSVGGGGEGPARFSRMASTSASRLSFIKSSIEVARKYKFDGFDLDWEFPQNNKDMENFAILVNEWRVEVKKESLATKRPQLLITAAVYFSVDFFLWGEFRSYPVPSINKNLDWINLMFYDYRGSWDTSATGAQAALFDTKSNVSTSYGLSTWIKAGALRSKLIMGLPLYGRTWKLKDPNVDGIGAPAVGVGPGDEGTLTYREIEKFNEENNAKVVYDSATVSAYSVAGTSWIGFDDTNSVARKLHYAQSQRLRGYFFWAVAGDKDWKISRTAKQSWIIS, from the exons atggCTAACATTATGTTATGTTGTATTGTCTTGTGTCTTGCCCTTTGTTCTGGTGTAATGGCACACCCTCCCTCTAAAGGTGTCAAAGGTGCATATTACCCTTCATGGGCATTTTCAACTTTCCCACCATCATCCATAGACACATCTTTGTTCACTCACATCTACTATGCATTCCTTGTACCAAACAACACAACATTTAAATTCGATATTGACGATGAAACCTCCACTCTCCTCTTCAACTTCACCTCCACCCTCCGGTCCAAAAGACCGTCTGTCAAGACACTATTTTCGGTTGGGGGAGGAGGTGAAGGACCGGCTAGGTTCTCGCGTATGGCATCAACATCTGCCTCTCGTTTGTCTTTTATAAAATCTAGCATAGAGGTAgctagaaaatataaatttgatggATTTGATCTTGACTGGGAATTCCCTCAGAACAATAAGGACATGGAGAATTTCGCGATTTTAGTAAACGAATGGAGGGTTGAGGTTAAAAAAGAATCTTTGGCTACAAAAAGGCCACAACTTTTGATCACAGCAGCTGTTTACTTCTCTGTTGACTTCTTCCTATGGGGTGAATTTAGATCATATCCTGTGCCTTCAATTAACAAGAACTTGGATTGGATCAACTTAATGTTCTACGATTATCGTGGATCATGGGACACGTCTGCCACTGGTGCACAAGCAGCATTATTCGACACGAAAAGTAATGTTAGTACAAGTTATGGACTAAGCACTTGGATCAAAGCAGGGGCCTTAAGAAGCAAATTGATTATGGGATTGCCACTTTATGGTAGGACATGGAAATTGAAAGATCCAAATGTTGATGGAATTGGTGCACCAGCAGTTGGTGTTGGTCCTGGTGATGAAGGGACATTAACTTATAGGGAAATTGAGAAATTCAATGAGGAAAATAATGCTAAAGTTGTATATGATTCTGCTACTGTTTCTGCTTATTCTGTGGCTGGAACTTCTTGGATTGGCTTTGATGACACTAACTCTGTTGCAAGGAAGTTACACTATgctcaatcacaaagacttAGAGGCTACTTTTTTTGGGCTGTTGCTGGTGATAAAGATTGGAAAATCTCAAGAACAG CTAAGCAATCATGGATTATTTCCTAA
- the LOC125877668 gene encoding uncharacterized protein LOC125877668, whose product MAGNGGIDGTRKIGLKGGDGGLVAGSGGMDGTGNIGMEGGDDGLVLGNGGSEGIGKPGIRGEEGELGEPGNGGTNGIGKPGTIGRDDGLVLGNGGIDGIGKPGIRGEDGELGDPGNEGTIGIGNPGTRGGLVLGNGGCDGIGKPGIRGEDAELGDPGNEGTNGIGKPGNRGEDGELGDPGNGGSDGIGKPGIRGEDGELGDPGIEGTNGIGKPGIRGKDGEPGTKGADRGLAPGNGGISDGAKRDGSRGGIVPENGEGDTEI is encoded by the coding sequence ATGGCTGGAAATGGAGGTATAGATGGTACAAGGAAGATCGGATTGAAAGGCGGGGATGGTGGACTAGTGGCTGGAAGTGGAGGCATGGATGGTACAGGGAATATAGGTATGGAAGGTGGGGATGATGGACTAGTGCTTGGAAATGGAGGCAGTGAAGGTATAGGCAAGCCCGGAATTAGAGGCGAGGAGGGTGAACTAGGAGAGCCTGGAAATGGAGGCACAAATGGTATAGGAAAGCCTGGAACTATAGGCAGGGACGATGGACTAGTGCTTGGAAATGGAGGCATTGATGGTATAGGCAAACCTGGAATTAGAGGCGAGGACGGTGAACTAGGAGATCCTGGAAATGAAGGCACAATTGGTATAGGGAATCCTGGAACTAGAGGTGGACTAGTGCTTGGAAATGGAGGTTGTGATGGTATAGGAAAGCCTGGAATTAGAGGCGAGGATGCTGAACTAGGCGATCCTGGAAATGAAGGCACAAATGGTATAGGTAAGCCTGGAAATAGAGGCGAGGACGGTGAACTAGGCGATCCTGGAAATGGAGGCAGTGATGGTATAGGTAAGCCTGGAATTAGAGGCGAGGACGGTGAACTAGGTGATCCTGGAATTGAAGGCACAAATGGTATAGGTAAGCCTGGAATTAGAGGCAAGGACGGTGAACCTGGAACAAAAGGTGCAGATCGTGGACTAGCGCCTGGAAATGGAGGCATCTCAGATGGTGCAAAGCGCGACGGGAGTAGAGGTGGCATTGTACCAGAAAATGGTGAAGGAGACACAGAAATATGA
- the LOC125877667 gene encoding class V chitinase CHIT5-like has translation MPVTPPSISPFAPSVPYFSPPSPSKPLFPISTPPMMPPAPAPLSMPPVPASLPYPDTPAPAPGPATPLSGIKGAYWPSWLAEKTPPSSIPTAYFTHIFYAFAVPDNTSFQLLVSQVDEQSMVNFTSIIHSHSPATKAMLSIGGDTGSPLLPSMMSCQDNRAAFIKSTIDVSRNYGFDGLDLDWEFPIESENMLNLALLLKEWRLAINIESLASSKPPLILSAAVYFSPNVLLSGTIYPTEALSNYLDFLSPMCYNYQGSWDTSATGAPALLYDKSSNISTSYGISSWKQNGVPSTKLVMGIPLYGNTWELKDPNDHGIGAPAVGVGPGTHGEMSYDDIVTFNSENNASVVYNNETVSTYSYSGKNWIGYDDTNSIRAKIKYAKAQGLGGYFFWALGSDSNWTLSKTGKISKLLPFLDVEFKFYALTV, from the coding sequence ATGCCTGTAACACCCCCCTCTATTTCACCATTCGCCCCTTCTGTTCCCTACTTTAGTCCACCCTCACCATCCAAGCCTTTATTTCCTATCTCTACTCCACCAATGATGCCTCCAGCTCCAGCTCCACTATCTATGCCTCCGGTCCCTGCCTCACTACCATATCCCGATACACCTGCTCCAGCTCCTGGACCTGCAACTCCGCTTTCTGGCATCAAAGGTGCATATTGGCCTTCATGGCTAGCAGAAAAAACTCCTCCATCAAGCATCCCTACTGCATATTTCACCCACATTTTCTACGCATTTGCTGTGCCTGATAATACATCGTTCCAGTTGCTCGTAAGCCAAGTTGACGAGCAATCAATGGTTAACTTCACATCCATCATCCATTCTCATAGCCCTGCAACAAAGGCCATGCTATCAATAGGAGGAGATACAGGTTCTCCACTACTCCCTAGTATGATGAGTTGCCAAGATAATCGCGCTGCATTCATCAAATCAACGATAGATGTATCTAGAAATTACGGTTTTGATGGCCTTGATCTTGATTGGGAATTTCCTATCGAGTCAGAAAACATGCTCAATCTAGCATTGCTCCTCAAAGAATGGCGCCTCGCCATCAACATAGAGTCACTAGCTTCCTCCAAACCTCCACTAATCCTGTCTGCTGCTGTTTACTTCTCCCCAAACGTTCTCTTATCGGGTACAATTTATCCCACAGAAGCTCTAAGCAACTATCTTGATTTCTTGAGCCCTATGTGCTATAACTACCAAGGCTCTTGGGACACTTCAGCAACTGGTGCTCCTGCCTTGTTATACGATAAGTCTAGCAATATTAGCACAAGCTACGGAATTTCATCCTGGAAACAAAATGGGGTTCCTTCAACAAAGTTAGTCATGGGAATTCCCTTATATGGAAATACATGGGAATTGAAGGATCCAAATGATCACGGAATCGGAGCTCCTGCAGTAGGAGTTGGTCCTGGAACTCACGGAGAAATGTCGTATGATGATATAGTAACATTCAATTCAGAAAACAATGCCTCTGTAGTATACAATAATGAAACAGTTTCAACATATTCATATTCTGGAAAAAATTGGATTGGATATGACGATACGAACTCCATCAGAGCCAAGATCAAGTATGCTAAGGCTCAGGGTCTTGGTGGTTACTTTTTTTGGGCACTTGGCTCTGACAGCAACTGGACTCTTTCAAAAACAGGTAAAATTTCTAAACTTCTTCCATTTCTAGACGTAGAGTTTAAGTTCTATGCACTGACGGTATAA
- the LOC125877974 gene encoding G-type lectin S-receptor-like serine/threonine-protein kinase SD1-1 gives MSSKRLFSFLFLLVLPFSSSSDTTSWIKSGFWYAGSVFPIPEIPSTMYTHLHVAYAYINTSNFEVYINNSDEPYISTFTKTVKQNNPSVITLLSIRGGSDESPDFFAMTSEFSRRKSFITTSIKIARLYGFQGLDLHGVNPNTAANMTNMRTFIEEWRTTINFESNNSLILTMGAYHSPMLIDQSMKYPVETIVRNFDWVHLRAYDYYLPSKNNVTRAHSALYDPSSTRNTDYGIKEWIKNGLPANKIVIGLAYHGYAWTLVNPNHNMIGSPARGPAIASEGSAMNYRIIKRYMKSYGAIPVYNSTYVVNYVTIGLLWIGYDDVEAIRTKVSYAKDKGLRGFAAFQIPSNDVDWELSKAASDEEEEEDHRGSKRRLLAILLPTITISTIIVISSILCILKKKTVRSEGIEELNERAIGRNLKVFSFGQIKEATNNFSFKNKIGEGGFGPVYKGRLSDGQEIAVKRLSECSKQGVEEFQNEVSLASKLQHVNVLQLQGFCSEKEEKILIYEYMSNRSLDFYLYDPVKSLKLDWETRVRIVEGVTQGLLYLQEYSTFTVIHRDLKASNILLDDEMKPRISDFGIARLFQKDEKEANTGKIVGTYGCVPPEYVKRGVYSRKYDVYSFGVLLLQILGGKKNSCEYGIENDLNLLEYAYELWQKGNGVDFIDPSLQDDFLISKQVRYMQVALLCVQEKWEDRPSMLEVYSMLKNETEVLPNPKVPAFSKNKKDIAKETLVTVELACSENSLTISQLIAR, from the exons ATGTCTTCGAAAAGGCTATTCTCCTTCCTCTTTCTACTTGTTCTTCCTTTTTCGAGTTCTTCAGATACAACATCTTGGATAAAATCTGGGTTCTGGTATGCTGGCAGTGTGTTTCCAATACCTGAAATTCCTTCTACTATGTACACACATCTTCATGTTGCCTATGCATATATCAACACTTCGAATTTCGAGGTTTACATAAATAACTCTGATGAACCATATATCTCAACCTTTACCAAAACTGTGAAACAAAATAATCCATCAGTTATAACACTTCTATCCATACGGGGAGGAAGTGATGAATCCCCTGACTTCTTCGCGATGACTAGTGAATTTTCGCGTagaaaatcattcataacaacGTCAATAAAAATTGCTCGACTATATGGATTTCAAGGGCTTGATCTTCATGGTGTCAACCCAAATACAGCTGCAAACATGACTAATATGAGAACATTCATTGAAGAGTGGCGAACAACAATTAATTTTGAGTCCAACAATTCATTGATCTTGACTATGGGAGCATACCATTCACCGATGTTAATAGATCAATCGATGAAATATCCAGTAGAAACAATTGTTAGAAACTTCGATTGGGTTCATCTCAGAGCATATGACTATTATTTGCCTTCAAAAAACAACGTTACACGAGCACATTCAGCTTTATATGATCCATCAAGCACGCGAAATACAGATTATGGTATAAAGGAATGGATCAAGAATGGCTTACCAGCCAATAAAATTGTTATAGGCTTAGCATACCATGGTTATGCGTGGACACTTGTGAATCCAAATCATAACATGATAGGCTCACCTGCAAGAGGTCCAGCAATAGCAAGCGAAGGATCAGCGATGAATTACAGAATCATCAAGAGATATATGAAAAGTTATGGAGCCATACCTGTCTATAACTCAACTTATGTTGTGAACTATGTTACTATTGGATTATTATGGATTGGTTATGATGATGTCGAGGCTATAAGAACTAAAGTTTCTTACGCGAAGGATAAGGGGCTTCGTGGTTTTGCTGCATTCCAAATTCCTAGCAATGATGTCGATTGGGAGCTTTCAAAAGCAG CCtcagacgaagaagaagaagaagaccatCGCGGTAGCAAGAGAAGGTTACTAGCAATTCTTTTGCCAACGATCACGATCAGTACCATTATCGTAATAAGTTCAATACTTTGtatcttaaaaaagaaaactgtAAGATCTGAAG GTATCGAGGAATTGAACGAAAGAGCTATAGGTCGTAATCTCAAAGTTTTCAGCTTTGGTCAAATAAAAGAAGCTACAAATAATTTCTCCTTCAAAAACAAGATTGGAGAGGGAGGTTTTGGACCTGTTTATAAG GGAAGGTTAAGTGATGGACAGGAAATCGCAGTAAAACGTCTTTCAGAATGCTCTAAGCAAGGAGTAGAAGAGTTTCAGAATGAGGTCTCACTTGCTTCAAAGTTACAACATGTCAATGTTCTACAACTTCAGGGATTTTGCAgcgaaaaagaagagaaaatactGATTTATGAATACATGTCAAATAGAAGTTTGGATTTCTACCTTTATG ACCCCGTGAAGAGTCTGAAATTAGACTGGGAGACGCGAGTACGTATTGTAGAAggagttactcaaggactatTATACCTCCAAGAGTACTCAACATTCACAGTAATTCACAGAGACTTGAAAGCTAGCAACATTTTACTAGACGATGAGATGAAGCCAAGAATCTCAGATTTCGGTATAGCTAGACTTTTTCAGAAAGACGAAAAAGAAGCAAACACTGGAAAGATTGTTGGGACTTA TGGTTGTGTTCCTCCAGAGTATGTTAAACGAGGCGTATACTCCAGGAAATATGATGTTTATAGCTTCGGAGTCCTGCTGTTGCAAATCCTTGGTGGAAAGAAGAATTCATGTGAATATGGCATTGAGAACGATTTGAATCTTCTTGAATAC GCATATGAACTTTGGCAAAAAGGCAATGGAGTGGATTTCATTGATCCATCACTGCAAGATGATTTTCTAATAAGTAAACAAGTGAGATACATGCAAGTTGCACTATTGTGTGTTCAAGAAAAATGGGAAGACAGACCATCCATGTTGGAGGTATACTCTATGCTCAAAAATGAAACTGAAGTCTTGCCAAATCCTAAAGTTCCTGCCTTTTCCAAGAACAAAAAGGATATCGCGAAAGAGACTTTAGTCACAGTTGAACTAGCTTGTTCGGAAAATAGTCTCACTATTTCCCAGCTTATAGCTCGTTAA